A genome region from Meriones unguiculatus strain TT.TT164.6M chromosome 19, Bangor_MerUng_6.1, whole genome shotgun sequence includes the following:
- the Alkbh8 gene encoding alkylated DNA repair protein alkB homolog 8 isoform X3, with the protein MNVNHKGVLKLNKMERKFLRKQSKARHVLLKHEGIQAVSHPTQSLVVANGGLGNGVSRKQLLLALEKYGPVEALLMPPNKPYAFVTYGSIEESKEAYAALNGKEIIDDLGQKIFLYLNFVEKAQWKKLGLQALPPGLLVVEEIISSEDEKMLLESVKWTGDTSNQNFQKSLKYRRVKHFGYEFHYENNTVDKDKPLPGGIPAHIDTHSAFEDEIISLSLGSAIVMDFKHPEGATVQVMLPRRSLLVMTGESRYLWTHGITPRKFDTVQASEQFRGGIITSDIGDLTLNKRGMRTSFTFRKVRRMPCNCNYASVCDRQRKATPPSLPESSKAALQLEQEHVHHVYEEIARHFSSTRHSPWPRIEEFLKALPSGSIVADIGCGNGKYLGINKELYMIGCDRSRNLVDICRERQFQAFVCDALAVPIRSGSCDACISIAVIHHFATAERRVEALQEIARLLRPGGQALIYVWAMEQEYKNQKSKYLRGNRISQGDKEEINSDTPVEELLENQMPDGVSEDPALSVPSTNNIKKGGCKSRNVPNSELPVHRNRTSFHSQDVLVPWHLKGNPGKGKVVEPFGPAGCPDPSPVFHRYYHVFRDGELEASCKALGDVSILQSYYDQGNWCVILQKV; encoded by the exons ATGAACGTCAATCATAAAGGTGTTTTGAAACTCAATAAAATGGAGAGGAAGTTCTTGCGGAAACAGAGTAAAGCCAGGCATGTGTTGCTGAAGCATGAAGGCATCCAGGCCGTATCACATCCCACACAG agcctgGTTGTTGCTAACGGTGGTCTAGGTAATGGTGTGAGTAGGAAGCAACTGCTTCTGGCTTTAGAGAAATATGGACCTGTGGAAGCTCTCCTCATGCCACCTAATAAGCCCTATGCATTCGTAACATACGGAAGTATTGAAGAATCCAAGGAAGCCTATGCTGCCCTCAATGGAAAAGAAATCATTGATGACTTAGGGCAGAAGATCTTTCTGTACTTGAATTTTGTTGAAAAAG caCAATGGAAAAAGCTGGGGCTTCAAGCCTTACCTCCAGGCCTGTTGGTGGTGGAAGAAATTATTTCTTCTGAGGATGAGAAAATGCTTTTGGAAAGTGTTAAATGGACAGGTGACACAAGTAATCAGAATT TTCAAAAGTCCTTAAAATACAGAAGAGTGAAGcattttggttatgagtttcactATGAGAACAACACTGTGGATAAGGATAAGCCCTTACCTGGGG GAATTCCTGCCCATATTGACACACATTCTGCATTTGAGGATGAAATTATTTCTCTCAGTTTGGGGTCAGCG ATTGTTATGGATTTTAAGCATCCAGAGGGAGCCACAGTACAAGTTATGCTACCTCGTCGGAGTCTGCTGGTGATGACAGGGGAATCTAGATACCTCTGGACTCATGG AATTACTCCTAGAAAATTTGATACCGTTCAAGCATCTGAGCAGTTCAGAGGTGGAATAATCACCAGTGACATCGGAGACTTGACTTTAAACAAGAGGGGAATGCGAACATCGTTCACGTTTAGGAAAGTGCGGCGAATGCCCTGTAATTGTA ATTACGCCTCAGTTTGCGACAGACAgaggaaggccacacctccctccctcccagagaGCAGTAAAGCAGCGTTGCAGCTAGAGCAAGAGCATGTCCATCATGTGTATGAAGAGATTGCGAGGCACTTCAGCAGCACGAGGCACAGCCCTTGGCCACGGATAGAGGAGTTCCTGAAAGCTCTGCCAAGTGGTTCCATAGTGGCAGATATTGGATGTGGAAATGGAAAGTACCTTGGCATCAACAAGGAGTTATATATG ATTGGGTGTGATCGCAGCCGGAACCTTGTGGACATTTGTAGAGAGAGGCAGTTTCAGGCCTTCGTCTGCGATGCACTAGCAGTTCCCATCCGAAGTGGGTCCTGTGACGCTTGTATCTCCATTGCTGTCATCCACCATTTTGCAACTGCC gAGCGCAGAGTGGAAGCTCTTCAAGAAATTGCTCGTCTCCTGAGACCTGGTGGGCAGGCGCTCATTTATGTCTGGGCAATGGAACAAGAATATAAAAATCAGAAGTCCAAGTATCTTAGGGGAAACAGAATCAGCCAAGGAGATAAAGAGGAGATAAACAGTGACACACCCGTGGAAGAATTACTAGAAAATCAAATGCCTGATGGGGTCAGCGAAGACCCAGCATTGTCTGTCCCTTCCACTAATAACATCAAGAAAGGAGGGTGTAAGTCAAGGAACGTTCCTAATTCTGAGCTTCCTGTTCATAGAAATAGGACTTCTTTTCATTCTCAAGATGTGCTGGTTCCCTGGCACCTCAAGGGAAACCCTGGTAAAGGCAAGGTTGTTGAGCCATTTGGCCCAGCAGGATGTCCTGATCCCAGTCCTGTGTTTCATCGTTACTACCATGTTTTCCGTGATGGAGAATTGGAGGCTTCTTGCAAGGCTCTGGGTGATGTTAGCATTCTGCAGAGCTATTATGATCAGGGGAACTGGTGTGTTATTCTTCAAAAGGTCTGA
- the Alkbh8 gene encoding alkylated DNA repair protein alkB homolog 8 isoform X1 — MNVNHKGVLKLNKMERKFLRKQSKARHVLLKHEGIQAVSHPTQSLVVANGGLGNGVSRKQLLLALEKYGPVEALLMPPNKPYAFVTYGSIEESKEAYAALNGKEIIDDLGQKIFLYLNFVEKAQWKKLGLQALPPGLLVVEEIISSEDEKMLLESVKWTGDTSNQNFQKSLKYRRVKHFGYEFHYENNTVDKDKPLPGGLPDICNSILEKWLKEGYIKHKPDQLTINQYEPGHGIPAHIDTHSAFEDEIISLSLGSAIVMDFKHPEGATVQVMLPRRSLLVMTGESRYLWTHGITPRKFDTVQASEQFRGGIITSDIGDLTLNKRGMRTSFTFRKVRRMPCNCNYASVCDRQRKATPPSLPESSKAALQLEQEHVHHVYEEIARHFSSTRHSPWPRIEEFLKALPSGSIVADIGCGNGKYLGINKELYMIGCDRSRNLVDICRERQFQAFVCDALAVPIRSGSCDACISIAVIHHFATAERRVEALQEIARLLRPGGQALIYVWAMEQEYKNQKSKYLRGNRISQGDKEEINSDTPVEELLENQMPDGVSEDPALSVPSTNNIKKGGCKSRNVPNSELPVHRNRTSFHSQDVLVPWHLKGNPGKGKVVEPFGPAGCPDPSPVFHRYYHVFRDGELEASCKALGDVSILQSYYDQGNWCVILQKV, encoded by the exons ATGAACGTCAATCATAAAGGTGTTTTGAAACTCAATAAAATGGAGAGGAAGTTCTTGCGGAAACAGAGTAAAGCCAGGCATGTGTTGCTGAAGCATGAAGGCATCCAGGCCGTATCACATCCCACACAG agcctgGTTGTTGCTAACGGTGGTCTAGGTAATGGTGTGAGTAGGAAGCAACTGCTTCTGGCTTTAGAGAAATATGGACCTGTGGAAGCTCTCCTCATGCCACCTAATAAGCCCTATGCATTCGTAACATACGGAAGTATTGAAGAATCCAAGGAAGCCTATGCTGCCCTCAATGGAAAAGAAATCATTGATGACTTAGGGCAGAAGATCTTTCTGTACTTGAATTTTGTTGAAAAAG caCAATGGAAAAAGCTGGGGCTTCAAGCCTTACCTCCAGGCCTGTTGGTGGTGGAAGAAATTATTTCTTCTGAGGATGAGAAAATGCTTTTGGAAAGTGTTAAATGGACAGGTGACACAAGTAATCAGAATT TTCAAAAGTCCTTAAAATACAGAAGAGTGAAGcattttggttatgagtttcactATGAGAACAACACTGTGGATAAGGATAAGCCCTTACCTGGGG GTCTTCCTGATATTTGCAATAGCATTTTGGAGAAATGGTTGAAAGAAGGTTACATTAAGCATAAACCAGATCAGTTGACCATAAATCAGTATGAGCCTGGACATG GAATTCCTGCCCATATTGACACACATTCTGCATTTGAGGATGAAATTATTTCTCTCAGTTTGGGGTCAGCG ATTGTTATGGATTTTAAGCATCCAGAGGGAGCCACAGTACAAGTTATGCTACCTCGTCGGAGTCTGCTGGTGATGACAGGGGAATCTAGATACCTCTGGACTCATGG AATTACTCCTAGAAAATTTGATACCGTTCAAGCATCTGAGCAGTTCAGAGGTGGAATAATCACCAGTGACATCGGAGACTTGACTTTAAACAAGAGGGGAATGCGAACATCGTTCACGTTTAGGAAAGTGCGGCGAATGCCCTGTAATTGTA ATTACGCCTCAGTTTGCGACAGACAgaggaaggccacacctccctccctcccagagaGCAGTAAAGCAGCGTTGCAGCTAGAGCAAGAGCATGTCCATCATGTGTATGAAGAGATTGCGAGGCACTTCAGCAGCACGAGGCACAGCCCTTGGCCACGGATAGAGGAGTTCCTGAAAGCTCTGCCAAGTGGTTCCATAGTGGCAGATATTGGATGTGGAAATGGAAAGTACCTTGGCATCAACAAGGAGTTATATATG ATTGGGTGTGATCGCAGCCGGAACCTTGTGGACATTTGTAGAGAGAGGCAGTTTCAGGCCTTCGTCTGCGATGCACTAGCAGTTCCCATCCGAAGTGGGTCCTGTGACGCTTGTATCTCCATTGCTGTCATCCACCATTTTGCAACTGCC gAGCGCAGAGTGGAAGCTCTTCAAGAAATTGCTCGTCTCCTGAGACCTGGTGGGCAGGCGCTCATTTATGTCTGGGCAATGGAACAAGAATATAAAAATCAGAAGTCCAAGTATCTTAGGGGAAACAGAATCAGCCAAGGAGATAAAGAGGAGATAAACAGTGACACACCCGTGGAAGAATTACTAGAAAATCAAATGCCTGATGGGGTCAGCGAAGACCCAGCATTGTCTGTCCCTTCCACTAATAACATCAAGAAAGGAGGGTGTAAGTCAAGGAACGTTCCTAATTCTGAGCTTCCTGTTCATAGAAATAGGACTTCTTTTCATTCTCAAGATGTGCTGGTTCCCTGGCACCTCAAGGGAAACCCTGGTAAAGGCAAGGTTGTTGAGCCATTTGGCCCAGCAGGATGTCCTGATCCCAGTCCTGTGTTTCATCGTTACTACCATGTTTTCCGTGATGGAGAATTGGAGGCTTCTTGCAAGGCTCTGGGTGATGTTAGCATTCTGCAGAGCTATTATGATCAGGGGAACTGGTGTGTTATTCTTCAAAAGGTCTGA
- the Alkbh8 gene encoding alkylated DNA repair protein alkB homolog 8 isoform X2, with the protein MNVNHKGVLKLNKMERKFLRKQSKARHVLLKHEGIQAVSHPTQSLVVANGGLGNGVSRKQLLLALEKYGPVEALLMPPNKPYAFVTYGSIEESKEAYAALNGKEIIDDLGQKIFLYLNFVEKAQWKKLGLQALPPGLLVVEEIISSEDEKMLLESVKWTGDTSNQNCLPDICNSILEKWLKEGYIKHKPDQLTINQYEPGHGIPAHIDTHSAFEDEIISLSLGSAIVMDFKHPEGATVQVMLPRRSLLVMTGESRYLWTHGITPRKFDTVQASEQFRGGIITSDIGDLTLNKRGMRTSFTFRKVRRMPCNCNYASVCDRQRKATPPSLPESSKAALQLEQEHVHHVYEEIARHFSSTRHSPWPRIEEFLKALPSGSIVADIGCGNGKYLGINKELYMIGCDRSRNLVDICRERQFQAFVCDALAVPIRSGSCDACISIAVIHHFATAERRVEALQEIARLLRPGGQALIYVWAMEQEYKNQKSKYLRGNRISQGDKEEINSDTPVEELLENQMPDGVSEDPALSVPSTNNIKKGGCKSRNVPNSELPVHRNRTSFHSQDVLVPWHLKGNPGKGKVVEPFGPAGCPDPSPVFHRYYHVFRDGELEASCKALGDVSILQSYYDQGNWCVILQKV; encoded by the exons ATGAACGTCAATCATAAAGGTGTTTTGAAACTCAATAAAATGGAGAGGAAGTTCTTGCGGAAACAGAGTAAAGCCAGGCATGTGTTGCTGAAGCATGAAGGCATCCAGGCCGTATCACATCCCACACAG agcctgGTTGTTGCTAACGGTGGTCTAGGTAATGGTGTGAGTAGGAAGCAACTGCTTCTGGCTTTAGAGAAATATGGACCTGTGGAAGCTCTCCTCATGCCACCTAATAAGCCCTATGCATTCGTAACATACGGAAGTATTGAAGAATCCAAGGAAGCCTATGCTGCCCTCAATGGAAAAGAAATCATTGATGACTTAGGGCAGAAGATCTTTCTGTACTTGAATTTTGTTGAAAAAG caCAATGGAAAAAGCTGGGGCTTCAAGCCTTACCTCCAGGCCTGTTGGTGGTGGAAGAAATTATTTCTTCTGAGGATGAGAAAATGCTTTTGGAAAGTGTTAAATGGACAGGTGACACAAGTAATCAGAATT GTCTTCCTGATATTTGCAATAGCATTTTGGAGAAATGGTTGAAAGAAGGTTACATTAAGCATAAACCAGATCAGTTGACCATAAATCAGTATGAGCCTGGACATG GAATTCCTGCCCATATTGACACACATTCTGCATTTGAGGATGAAATTATTTCTCTCAGTTTGGGGTCAGCG ATTGTTATGGATTTTAAGCATCCAGAGGGAGCCACAGTACAAGTTATGCTACCTCGTCGGAGTCTGCTGGTGATGACAGGGGAATCTAGATACCTCTGGACTCATGG AATTACTCCTAGAAAATTTGATACCGTTCAAGCATCTGAGCAGTTCAGAGGTGGAATAATCACCAGTGACATCGGAGACTTGACTTTAAACAAGAGGGGAATGCGAACATCGTTCACGTTTAGGAAAGTGCGGCGAATGCCCTGTAATTGTA ATTACGCCTCAGTTTGCGACAGACAgaggaaggccacacctccctccctcccagagaGCAGTAAAGCAGCGTTGCAGCTAGAGCAAGAGCATGTCCATCATGTGTATGAAGAGATTGCGAGGCACTTCAGCAGCACGAGGCACAGCCCTTGGCCACGGATAGAGGAGTTCCTGAAAGCTCTGCCAAGTGGTTCCATAGTGGCAGATATTGGATGTGGAAATGGAAAGTACCTTGGCATCAACAAGGAGTTATATATG ATTGGGTGTGATCGCAGCCGGAACCTTGTGGACATTTGTAGAGAGAGGCAGTTTCAGGCCTTCGTCTGCGATGCACTAGCAGTTCCCATCCGAAGTGGGTCCTGTGACGCTTGTATCTCCATTGCTGTCATCCACCATTTTGCAACTGCC gAGCGCAGAGTGGAAGCTCTTCAAGAAATTGCTCGTCTCCTGAGACCTGGTGGGCAGGCGCTCATTTATGTCTGGGCAATGGAACAAGAATATAAAAATCAGAAGTCCAAGTATCTTAGGGGAAACAGAATCAGCCAAGGAGATAAAGAGGAGATAAACAGTGACACACCCGTGGAAGAATTACTAGAAAATCAAATGCCTGATGGGGTCAGCGAAGACCCAGCATTGTCTGTCCCTTCCACTAATAACATCAAGAAAGGAGGGTGTAAGTCAAGGAACGTTCCTAATTCTGAGCTTCCTGTTCATAGAAATAGGACTTCTTTTCATTCTCAAGATGTGCTGGTTCCCTGGCACCTCAAGGGAAACCCTGGTAAAGGCAAGGTTGTTGAGCCATTTGGCCCAGCAGGATGTCCTGATCCCAGTCCTGTGTTTCATCGTTACTACCATGTTTTCCGTGATGGAGAATTGGAGGCTTCTTGCAAGGCTCTGGGTGATGTTAGCATTCTGCAGAGCTATTATGATCAGGGGAACTGGTGTGTTATTCTTCAAAAGGTCTGA